A window of the Lactuca sativa cultivar Salinas chromosome 5, Lsat_Salinas_v11, whole genome shotgun sequence genome harbors these coding sequences:
- the LOC111888040 gene encoding profilin-2 has translation MSWQAYVDDHLMCEIEGNHLSSAAIIGHDGSIWAQSSNFPSVKPEEITAIINDFNEPGSLAPTGLYLGGTKYMVIQGEAGAVIRGKKGPGGVTVKKTTMSLIIGVYDEPMTPGQCNMIVERLGDYLLEQGF, from the exons ATGTCGTGGCAAGCATACGTCGACGACCACTTGATGTGCGAGATCGAAGGAAATCACCTCTCTTCCGCCGCAATCATCGGTCACGATGGGAGCATCTGGGCCCAATCATCCAACTTCCCTTCG GTTAAACCAGAGGAAATAACTGCAATCATCAATGACTTCAATGAACCTGGTTCACTTGCCCCAACTGGTTTATACCTTGGTGGGACCAAGTACATGGTTATTCAAGGTGAAGCTGGAGCCGTGATTCGAGGGAAAAAG GGACCAGGAGGTGTTACTGTTAAAAAGACGACAATGTCCTTGATCATTGGTGTGTATGATGAACCCATGACTCCAGGGCAATGCAACATGATTGTTGAAAGGCTTGGTGACTATCTCCTGGAACAGGGTTTTTAA